The DNA window GCAGTTCGAGGCCGGTCACGATTTCATGAAAAGCCTGCTCAGACGGTTGCAGACCTGACGGATGCTGCGCGTGCAGGGTATTCCGATCACTGAACAGAATGCCGCGACCTGGCGCGCGGACCTGCCACGCAAAACCGATGTGATCGTGATCGGTGGTGGCGTGATTGGCGTCTGCACCGCCCTTTATCTGCGACGGGCCGGGCGGCGGGTGCTGTTGCTGGAAAAAGGCCGGATCGCGGGAGAGCAGTCAGGGCGCAACTGGGGCTGGATCCGCCAGCAGGGGCGGGACCCGGACGAGCTTCCGGTCATGATCGAGGCGAACCGCCTCTGGAAAGAACTTGCCCGCCAGACCAATGTGGATATCGGGCTGAAGACCGGGGGCGTGACGTATCTCGCGCGGTCGGCAAAGCAGCTTGCGACATTTGAGGCATGGCTGCCCTTTGCCCGGGCACACGGCGTGGACACGCGACTGCTGAGTGCGGCAGAAACCGCGGAGCTTGTGCCAGACATGTCGAGAGGATTTGCAGGCGCGCTGCACACCGCCTCTGACATGCGCGCAGAACCCTGGCGTGCAGTTCCGGCGCTGGCTGAGATCGCGGCCCGCGAAGGCGTCGTGATTGCCGAAGACTGTGCCGTGCGTGCCCTTGATACCGCGGCGGGCTGCGTGGCCGGTGTGCTCACGGAACGCGGCCGCGTTGCAGCCCCGGTCGTCGTTCTGGCAGGCGGGGCGTGGTCCTCGCTTTTTCTGCGCAATCACGATGTTCACATTCCGCAACTGTCTGTACGGGCGACCGTGGCCTCCACGACTCCGCTGCCCGAAGTTGCCCCCGGCGGGGTCTCAGATCACCGTATTTCCTTCCGGTACAGGGCAGACGGCGGCTATTCTCTGGCTGCGGGCGGCTTTCACGAACTGTTTCTGGGGTGGGACGCATTCCGGGCCTTTCCGAAGTTCCTCGCACAACTGCGAGCCGATCCTTTTGGCACCCGCTTTCTGCCGGCGGCCCCCCGGGGTTATCCTGACGGCTGGGGCACACCGCGCCGATGGTCGGCGGATGAACCGGGCCCGTTTGAAACCCGGCGGGTGCTGAACCCCGCGCCCAATGCCGGGCAGCTCAGAACCCTGAAACGCGAGTTTGCGGCGCTCTTTCCCGGTTTGCCGGAGTTCGACCTGTCACACGCCTGGGCGGGTATGATCGACACGATGCCGGATGTGGTGCCGGTGGTGGACAGCGTCGCCGCACTGCCCGGGCTTATCCTCGGGACGGGCATGAGCGGGCACGGTTTCGGTATCGGACCAGGGATGGGAAAGATCCTTGCGGCGCTCGCCACCGGCATGCCACCCGGGCATGATCTGACCCGTTTCCGGCTGTCGCGTTTCAGTGACGGGACCCGGATGGACCCGGGGCCCGCGCTTTGATGCCGGTACTGCACCTGCCGCTCCTCCGCACGGATGCGTTGACGCGGAAGTGACCCGTAGCTCTTGCAGCCGCTGCTGTATCAACTAAAACGGGCGCACTCCGTCGTGCGACCAAACCGCGCTCTGCAAGGCGCCATCTCCTGGAGATCTTTCGTGCCTGTCAAAAACCGTTTTGCCGAACTGCACCCTGAAATTACGGCCTGGCGACAGGATCTGCATGAAAACCCTGAACTGCTCTTCGATACGCACCGCACGTCAGCGCTTGTTGCGGAAAAACTCAGGGCCTTCGGCTGTGATGAGATAGCGACCGGGATCGGGCGGACCGGGGTCGTCGGCGTGATCCGCGGGAAATCGGACCGCTCGGGCAGGGTGATCGGGTTGCGTGCGGATATGGATGCGCTGCCGATCCTGGAGCAGACCGGCGTGGAATACGCGTCAAAGACGCCAGGGGCGATGCATGCCTGTGGCCATGACGGGCACACGTCGATGTTGCTGGGGGCGGCAAAATACCTGGCCGAGACACGTAACTTCGACGGTACGGTCGTGGTTATCTTTCAACCTGCTGAAGAGGGCGGTGGCGGCGGCCTTGAAATGTGCAAAGACGGCCTGATGGACCGCTTTGGCATTCAGGAGGTTTACGGGATGCACAACTGGCCCGGGTTGCCGTCGGGTAGTTTTGCGATCCGTCCTGGGCCGTTCTTTGCAGCGACAGATATCTTCAATCTGGAGATCGAAGGGCTGGGCGGCCACGCGGCCAAACCCAACGAGACCATCGACACCACCGTAGTTGCCAGCCAGATCGTTATGGCCGCGCAGACCATTGCTAGCCGGAATGCGGATCCGGTGGATCAGGTCGTTGTCTCAATCACGTCGTTTGAAACTTCGTCAAATGCGTTCAACGTGATCCCGCAGCGGGTGATGATGAGGGGCACCGTCCGAACCATGTCGCCGCAGATGCGCGATCTGGCACAGTCCCGGCTGACCACGCTGGCGGAGGGCATTGCCGCGAGTTTCGGTGCGACCGCTCGGATGGATTACACGCGCAATTACCCGGTTATGGTCAACCATGAAGAGCAGACGGAATTTGCCGCCGCAGTCGCAGCCTCGATCGCCGGAAGCTGTGCGGATGCGCCGCTGGTGATGGGCGGAGAGGATTTTGCCTATATGCTCGAAGAGCGACCCGGTGCCTATATTCTTGTCGGGAATGGTGAGAGCGCTGCGGTGCACCACCCGGAGTACAACTTCAACGATGAGGTGATCCCGGCGGGCTGCAGCTGGTGGGCCGAAATCGTCGAGCGGCGGATGCCTGCTGCCTGACTTCAGGATGCGCCAAGCAGATCGCGATATATGCCGACGAGCGTGGCGGCTTCTTTTTCGATAGAGAACTCCGTGACGGCGCGGCTGCGCGCATTCCGCGACCAGACTGAGAGCTTTTCCGGGTCCGATAATATTGCGTCTGCGGCCGCGCGCATCCCTTCTGCGTCGCCCGCGTCGACGAGAATTCCGGTTTCGCCCTCCGCCACCAGCGCCTCAAAGGCGCCGACCCGTGTGGCCACAACCGGACAACCGCAGGCCATCGCCTCGATCGGTGTCAGCCCGAACCCTTCCCAGCGTTGCGGCGCAATATAAAGATCGAGAATACGGTACCAGTCGGCCATATCCTCGGTCGGCACCTCAGGCATAAACCTCAACCGGTCCGCCAGCCCTGCCGCATTTGCCTTCGCACGCAGTCCTGCGTCAAAGTCGCGGTGACTGTCCGTCGCGCGTCCCATCACGAGGGCCGTGGCGGTCTGATGTTTCTGCAGAAGATCTGTCATCGCATCGACATAGACATCCGTGCCTTTCTGCGCGCGGATGCGGCCATAACAACCGATCACTGGTCCGGCATCCGAGATACCAAGCTTTGCGCGCAGGGCAGAGCGATCCTCAGGCGGGGCAAACCCTGCAGTGTCAATGCCGTGCATAACAACTGTCGAAGGTCCTTCAAGATAGGCCGCGGTTTTCTCCGAGGTTGCGATCACGGCATCCATGCGCCGGATCAGCCAGCGGGTCAGGCCTGTCTGTTTGCGCTGCGACGCGGAGGTGAAAAGCAGCTTCAGCCGTTTGCCCAGCAGATAGCGCAGTGCGAGCCCGCCGATCATCTCGACATTGCGCCTGGCATGCCAGACCCGCCAGCCGCCAGGCCCCGGACCCCGCCGCGAAAGCCACGGAAGGCTGGCAAGCGGGATCTGCGGCACCTGTGGCGGCAGCACCGGACCGGTCGCTACAATGCCGATGCTCTGCGCCTGCAGCGGCACCAGACGCACCACCGTGGCGGTCACCCCGGAGAGCCGTTTTTTGAAATTCGGCGCAATGACTTCGATATCGCGCGGGACAATATGTGGTGCGTGGGCGGGCGGCATTACTGGCTGTCCTCAAGGCTGAGCGCGCGGATCAGGCGCCCGGCGATTGTGTCAAGCTGATCGGCCCGCCCGCGCACAAAGCTTTGCGCGGCAAGCACGGTGCCGGCGCGATAGGCCTCATTGTCGAGCAGCATTTCGACCTCCTGCGCCAGAGCTTCGGCATCATCTACCAGGATCGCCGCACCCCGGGACGTCATGTCTGCATAGGTCTCAGCGAAGTTTGTTACATGTGGCCCGGAGAGTACCGCGGCATCGCCCTGAGCGACTTCGAAAGGGTTATGCCCGCCGATGGGCAGCAGTGAACCACCCAGAAATACGATCTCACTCAGCGCATACCAGTTGCCAAGCTCGCCCAGTGTATCGGCCAGATAGACCTGTGCCGTTGCCGGGCTTTCGTCGCGTGACCGCACAGCGACGGAGAGGTTCAGCCCCTTTACAAGGGTTTCGACCTCTGAACTGCGCTCAGGGTGGCGCGGCACAAGAATAAGCGCGAGATCCGGGTGGCTCTTTAAAAGCTGCGCATGGGCATCGAGCACTATTTCCTCTTCACCCTTATGGGTTGAGGCGGCGACCCAGACCGGGCGCCCCTTGAGGGCCGCCCGAGCCCGTGCAGTTGTCTGCGGATCGACCGGCAGGGGCTCTGAGAGGGATTTGAGGTTGATCCCGCGGGCCACCCGGTCGGCAGGGGCATTCATATCGACCATGGCCTGCGCCATGTCGTCGTTCTGGCTCAGGATCAGATCAAAGACGTTGAGCACATAGGCCGCGGTCTGTGGCCGTTTGCGCCAGGAGGCGCGCGAGCGTTCGCTCAGCCGCGCGTTTACCAGCGCCATGGCGGTGCCGCGGTCCCGTGTGCGGCGAAGCAACTGTGGCCACAGCTCGCTTTCGACAAATATCGCGGCCGTCGGCCGCCAGTGGCCAAGAAACCGCTTGATCGGCCCGGGCGCATCGAGCGGAGCGAACTGGTGCTCACAACGTGGCGGCATCCGGGCGGCCACAAGCTTTGCAGATGTCGGCGTGCCGGAGGTGATCAGAAACTGTGCGCGTGGCAGGGCGCGGCCCATCGCGGTAATCAGAGAGAGAACCGAAAGGCTTTCGCCAACAGATGCGGCGTGAAACCAGATCAATGGCCCGCCGCCGATGCGCGGCACGCTGGCATGGCCGAGCTTTTCATGGGCCCTGAGCGCCGGATAGCCGGCCCGGCGAAGTTTGCGCGTTGCGATCCATGCTGCAAAGGGAACGAGCAGAACGGTGAGGGCCACATAAAACTGATAGAGCAGTGGCGCGCGCATGGGACGGGTCAGCCGCCCGTATGGCTCATATGGCGCGGCATCTGACCATCCGCCCGTTGCCGCGAATAGTCAAAGTCATGCCCTTTGGGCTTGAGCGCAATGGCCGCGCGGATTGCCTCTTCCAGCGGGCGGTCATCATCCGGATAGGCGCGCAGCGGCGCGCGCAGGTCGGCCATGTCTTCCTGACCCAGACAGAGGTAAATCTCACCTGTGCAGGTGATCCGCACCCGGTTGCAGCTTTCACAGAAATTATGGCTCAACGGCGTGATGAAGCCGATTTTCTGCCCGGTTTCTTCAAGCCGGACATAGCGCGCGGGCCCGCCGGTGCGTTCGGCAAGATCAGTAACCGTGTAGTGCTCAGCATAGCGGGCGCGCACGTCTTTCAAAGACCAGTACTGTCCCAGCCGGTCCTCGTTGCCCAGATCGCCCATGGGCATAACCTCGATCCAGGTCAGATCCATGTTGCGTTCCGCACACCATTCGGTGATGCGCGGCAGTTCTTCTTCGTTGAAGCCTTTAAGCGCCACCGCGTTCAGTTTGACACGCAGGCCGGCCGCCTGTGCTGCATCAATACCGCGCAGAACCTGGGGCAGGCGGCCCCAGCGGGTGATATCCGCGAATTTCGTTTCATCGAGCGTATCGAGCGAGACGTTTACCCTGCGCACGCCGGCGGCATAGAGGTCTTTGGCAAAACGCTCCAGCTGGCTGCCGTTGGTGGTCAGTGTCAGCTCTTTCAGCGTGCCGGCATCGAGATGGCGCGACATGCTGTTGAAAAACGTCATGATGCCCTTGCGCACCAGCGGCTCGCCGCCCGTGATACGCAGCTTCTGCACGCCGAGGCCGACAAAGGTCGAGCACATCCGGTCGAGTTCTTCCAGCGTCAGCAGCTCCTTTTTCGGCAAAAAGGTCATGTTCTCGGACATGCAGTAGACGCAGCGGAAATCGCAGCGGTCTGTGACCGAGACCCGAAGGTAGGTGATGGCGCGCGCGAAGGGATCGATGAGTGGCTGGTTCATGCGCCGGAAAGTAATCAAGCCCGCGCGGCGCGGCAAGCGGATAACGCATTGTTGCCATACCGGCACTGTGCTTTAGATCAGAACCATGACGGGTAAAAAGAGAAACAAATCCACAGTGCGGGGCCTTTGTGCAGTGCTCCTCTTTGCGGGGCTGTCCGGCTGTGCTGACTGGCAGGCTAATCTGGAGACGCTCTGGGGGGCACCGGTGCTCGCCGAGGAACCGGAGGCCGTGGCGGCAGGGCCCGCAACCCCTGAAGCGCTCGACACGACAACGCCGCAGGAACGCGAAGCGGCGGTCACAAGCGCATCGTCTGGCGCCGCACTGGGTATGACAGTTGCCTCACTCGGCAGCCCGGCAGAGCCGGGGTTCTGGCTGAAAACCGCACTTGTGCAGGCCGAAACACCCGGGTCCGTCACCGAACCCCTGAGCGGCAGGGCAGTCAGCGTTATGCTCATCCCGATCGAGGGGCCGCCCACTTCGGGCAGCAGGCTTTCACTGGCGGCAATGCGGGTGCTGGGCGTGCCTCTGACAGACCTGATCGAAGTTGAGGTCCGGCGCGGCGGCTGACTGTGGCGCTATTCCACCGTTACTGATTTGGCCAGGTTACGCGGCTGATCGACGTCGGTGCCTTTTGCGATGGCCGTGTAGTAAGCAAGAAGCTGTGCGGGCACCGCATAAAGGATCGGGCTGACCACTTCCTGCACCGTCGGCATCAGGATGGTGCCAAAGGTGCCTTCGCCCGCTTCTTCGATGCCCCTTGCGTCAGATATCAGGATCACCTTGCCCTTGCGCGCCATCACCTCCTGCATATTGCTGACGGTTTTATCAAACAGGCGGTCACGCGGGGCCATCACGACGATGGGCACGTTCTGGTCGACAAGTGCGATGGGACCGTGTTTGAGCTCACCCGAGGCATAGCCTTCTGCGTGTATGTAGCTGATTTCCTTTAGTTTCAGAGCGCCTTCAAGTGCCAGGGGGAACATCTGTCCGCGCCCGAGAAAGAGCACGTCGCGGGCCTGGCTGATCTTTTCACCCATGCGGCGTGCGTTATCCGCGATGCCCAGAGCCTCGCTCATGACGCTGGGGATACCGCGCAGCGCCGAGACATGATCAGCAAACTCATCCGGCCCGATCACGCCGCGGTCCTGTGCCGCTTTGAGCGCCAGAATGAGCAGCACTGTGAGCTGGCAGGAATAGGCTTTGGTCGATGCCACGCCGACCTCGACGCCTGCGTGGATCGGCAGCACGAGATCGCTTTCGCGCGCAATCGAGCTTTCGGGCACATTCACGACCGACAGGATGCTGCCGGCCTTGCCCTGACAGAACCGAAGGGCGGCAAGTGTATCGGCGGTCTCACCTGACTGGCTGACAAAAAGCGCCGCCGTGCGGTCGGGCAGGGGCGGCTCGCGATAGCGGAATTCGGAGGCCACATCCACGTCAACGGGCATCCGGGCAATCTGCTCAAACCAGTGTTTTGCAGACAGGCAGGCATAATAAGCCGTTCCGCAGGCCACCATGGTCAGCCGGTCGACACCAGCGAAATCAATGCCCGGCTCCGGCAGGGCAATCGCGCCGTCGCCCGACAGGTAATGTCCCAGAGCCTGAGCAATGACGGTCGGCTGTTCTGCAATTTCCTTGGACATGAAGTGCTTGTGACCGCCCTTGTCGATGCGCGCGGCATCAAGCTGAATGGTGCGCTTTTCCCGGGTGACCTCATTGCCCTCATCGTCGATAACCACCAGCGATGTGCGGGTCAGGACGGCGCGGTCGCCTTCTTCAAGATAGGTGATCCGGTTGGTCAGCGGCGCCAGAGCGATGGCGTCAGAGCCCAGATACATCTCGCCCTCACCGTGTCCGATGGCCAGCGGCGAGCCTTTGCGCGCGGCGATCATCAGATCGTCCTCGCCCGAAAAAAGAAAGGCAAGAGCAAAGGCGCCTTCGAGGCGGTCAAGGGTCTGATTGGCAGCCGTCGCAGGGTCGGCGCCCTGATCCATATAGTGATGCGTCAGAAGCGCGACGGTTTCCGTGTCGGTTTCGGTAATA is part of the Roseobacter ponti genome and encodes:
- a CDS encoding NAD(P)/FAD-dependent oxidoreductase; amino-acid sequence: MLRVQGIPITEQNAATWRADLPRKTDVIVIGGGVIGVCTALYLRRAGRRVLLLEKGRIAGEQSGRNWGWIRQQGRDPDELPVMIEANRLWKELARQTNVDIGLKTGGVTYLARSAKQLATFEAWLPFARAHGVDTRLLSAAETAELVPDMSRGFAGALHTASDMRAEPWRAVPALAEIAAREGVVIAEDCAVRALDTAAGCVAGVLTERGRVAAPVVVLAGGAWSSLFLRNHDVHIPQLSVRATVASTTPLPEVAPGGVSDHRISFRYRADGGYSLAAGGFHELFLGWDAFRAFPKFLAQLRADPFGTRFLPAAPRGYPDGWGTPRRWSADEPGPFETRRVLNPAPNAGQLRTLKREFAALFPGLPEFDLSHAWAGMIDTMPDVVPVVDSVAALPGLILGTGMSGHGFGIGPGMGKILAALATGMPPGHDLTRFRLSRFSDGTRMDPGPAL
- a CDS encoding M20 aminoacylase family protein produces the protein MPVKNRFAELHPEITAWRQDLHENPELLFDTHRTSALVAEKLRAFGCDEIATGIGRTGVVGVIRGKSDRSGRVIGLRADMDALPILEQTGVEYASKTPGAMHACGHDGHTSMLLGAAKYLAETRNFDGTVVVIFQPAEEGGGGGLEMCKDGLMDRFGIQEVYGMHNWPGLPSGSFAIRPGPFFAATDIFNLEIEGLGGHAAKPNETIDTTVVASQIVMAAQTIASRNADPVDQVVVSITSFETSSNAFNVIPQRVMMRGTVRTMSPQMRDLAQSRLTTLAEGIAASFGATARMDYTRNYPVMVNHEEQTEFAAAVAASIAGSCADAPLVMGGEDFAYMLEERPGAYILVGNGESAAVHHPEYNFNDEVIPAGCSWWAEIVERRMPAA
- a CDS encoding glycosyltransferase family 4 protein, which gives rise to MPPAHAPHIVPRDIEVIAPNFKKRLSGVTATVVRLVPLQAQSIGIVATGPVLPPQVPQIPLASLPWLSRRGPGPGGWRVWHARRNVEMIGGLALRYLLGKRLKLLFTSASQRKQTGLTRWLIRRMDAVIATSEKTAAYLEGPSTVVMHGIDTAGFAPPEDRSALRAKLGISDAGPVIGCYGRIRAQKGTDVYVDAMTDLLQKHQTATALVMGRATDSHRDFDAGLRAKANAAGLADRLRFMPEVPTEDMADWYRILDLYIAPQRWEGFGLTPIEAMACGCPVVATRVGAFEALVAEGETGILVDAGDAEGMRAAADAILSDPEKLSVWSRNARSRAVTEFSIEKEAATLVGIYRDLLGAS
- a CDS encoding 3-deoxy-D-manno-octulosonic acid transferase, which gives rise to MRAPLLYQFYVALTVLLVPFAAWIATRKLRRAGYPALRAHEKLGHASVPRIGGGPLIWFHAASVGESLSVLSLITAMGRALPRAQFLITSGTPTSAKLVAARMPPRCEHQFAPLDAPGPIKRFLGHWRPTAAIFVESELWPQLLRRTRDRGTAMALVNARLSERSRASWRKRPQTAAYVLNVFDLILSQNDDMAQAMVDMNAPADRVARGINLKSLSEPLPVDPQTTARARAALKGRPVWVAASTHKGEEEIVLDAHAQLLKSHPDLALILVPRHPERSSEVETLVKGLNLSVAVRSRDESPATAQVYLADTLGELGNWYALSEIVFLGGSLLPIGGHNPFEVAQGDAAVLSGPHVTNFAETYADMTSRGAAILVDDAEALAQEVEMLLDNEAYRAGTVLAAQSFVRGRADQLDTIAGRLIRALSLEDSQ
- the moaA gene encoding GTP 3',8-cyclase MoaA, with amino-acid sequence MNQPLIDPFARAITYLRVSVTDRCDFRCVYCMSENMTFLPKKELLTLEELDRMCSTFVGLGVQKLRITGGEPLVRKGIMTFFNSMSRHLDAGTLKELTLTTNGSQLERFAKDLYAAGVRRVNVSLDTLDETKFADITRWGRLPQVLRGIDAAQAAGLRVKLNAVALKGFNEEELPRITEWCAERNMDLTWIEVMPMGDLGNEDRLGQYWSLKDVRARYAEHYTVTDLAERTGGPARYVRLEETGQKIGFITPLSHNFCESCNRVRITCTGEIYLCLGQEDMADLRAPLRAYPDDDRPLEEAIRAAIALKPKGHDFDYSRQRADGQMPRHMSHTGG
- the glmS gene encoding glutamine--fructose-6-phosphate transaminase (isomerizing); amino-acid sequence: MCGIIGVLGTHEVAPTLVEALKRLEYRGYDSAGIATVNNGVLDRRRAVGKLVNLSDLLVHQPLAGKSGIGHTRWATHGAPTISNAHPHQAGPVAVVHNGIIENFRELREELAGHGVSFITETDTETVALLTHHYMDQGADPATAANQTLDRLEGAFALAFLFSGEDDLMIAARKGSPLAIGHGEGEMYLGSDAIALAPLTNRITYLEEGDRAVLTRTSLVVIDDEGNEVTREKRTIQLDAARIDKGGHKHFMSKEIAEQPTVIAQALGHYLSGDGAIALPEPGIDFAGVDRLTMVACGTAYYACLSAKHWFEQIARMPVDVDVASEFRYREPPLPDRTAALFVSQSGETADTLAALRFCQGKAGSILSVVNVPESSIARESDLVLPIHAGVEVGVASTKAYSCQLTVLLILALKAAQDRGVIGPDEFADHVSALRGIPSVMSEALGIADNARRMGEKISQARDVLFLGRGQMFPLALEGALKLKEISYIHAEGYASGELKHGPIALVDQNVPIVVMAPRDRLFDKTVSNMQEVMARKGKVILISDARGIEEAGEGTFGTILMPTVQEVVSPILYAVPAQLLAYYTAIAKGTDVDQPRNLAKSVTVE